The proteins below come from a single Streptomyces spongiicola genomic window:
- the pta gene encoding phosphate acetyltransferase produces the protein MTRSVYVTGIDRGDGRQVVDLGVMELLTRQVDRVGVFRPLVHDGPDRLFDLLRVRYRLTQDPATAYGMEYHEAAALQAEKGTDELVSRLVDRFHEVARDYEVVLVLGTDFRATQLPDELALNARLANEFGASVIAVVGGKGQPAEAVRAEARNAHRAYGVLGCDVLAMIVNRAAAEDRDEIAGRLSARLPVPCYVLPDEPALAAPTVAQVGQALGATVLLGDDSGLARDALDFVFGGAMLPNVLNALKPGCMLVTPGDRADLVVGALAAHSAGTPPIAGLLLTLDERPGDSILTLASRLAPGTPVISVPGGSWPTAAELFSLEGKLNAATPRKAETALGLFERHVDTAGLLARLEVARTGRVTPMMFEHDLLEQARADRRRVVLPEGTEERVLRAADVLVRRDVCDLTLLGNTDVIRKKAADLGIDLGGVQLIDPASSELRQRFAELYARLRAHRGATVELAYDVVSDVNYFGTLMVHEGLADGMVSGSAHSTAATIRPSFEIIKTRPGASIVSSVFFMCLADRVLVYGDCAVNPDPDAEQLADIAVQSAATASRFGVEPRIAMLSYSTGTSGSGADVDKVREATKLVRERHPELRIEGPIQYDAAVEPSVAATKLPDSEVAGRATVLVFPDLNTGNNTYKAVQRSAGAVAVGPVLQGLRKPVNDLSRGALVSDIVNTVAITAIQSQGQESTA, from the coding sequence GTGACGCGCAGCGTGTACGTGACCGGGATCGACCGCGGGGACGGCCGCCAGGTGGTGGACCTGGGAGTCATGGAACTCCTGACCCGCCAGGTGGACCGCGTGGGGGTGTTCCGGCCCCTGGTCCACGACGGCCCCGATCGCCTGTTCGATCTGCTGCGGGTGCGCTACCGGCTCACCCAGGACCCGGCGACCGCGTACGGCATGGAGTACCACGAGGCGGCGGCGCTGCAGGCCGAGAAGGGCACCGACGAGCTGGTGTCCCGGCTGGTCGACCGCTTCCACGAGGTGGCCCGCGACTACGAGGTCGTCCTGGTGCTCGGGACCGACTTCCGCGCCACCCAGCTCCCCGACGAGCTGGCCCTCAACGCCCGGCTGGCCAACGAGTTCGGCGCGTCGGTGATCGCCGTCGTCGGCGGCAAGGGCCAGCCGGCCGAGGCCGTGCGGGCCGAGGCCCGCAACGCCCACCGCGCCTACGGGGTACTGGGCTGCGACGTCCTCGCGATGATCGTGAACCGGGCGGCGGCCGAGGACCGCGACGAGATCGCCGGGCGCCTCTCGGCCCGGCTCCCCGTCCCCTGCTACGTCCTCCCCGACGAGCCGGCGCTGGCCGCGCCCACGGTCGCCCAGGTCGGCCAGGCCCTGGGGGCCACGGTGCTGCTCGGGGACGACTCCGGGCTGGCCCGTGACGCGCTCGACTTCGTCTTCGGCGGCGCGATGCTGCCGAACGTGCTGAACGCCCTTAAGCCGGGATGCATGCTGGTCACCCCCGGGGACCGCGCCGATCTGGTGGTCGGCGCACTGGCCGCCCACTCCGCGGGCACCCCGCCCATCGCCGGTCTGCTGCTGACCCTCGACGAACGCCCGGGGGACTCGATCCTCACCCTGGCGTCCCGCCTCGCCCCGGGAACCCCGGTCATCTCCGTGCCGGGCGGTTCGTGGCCCACCGCGGCCGAACTGTTCTCGCTGGAAGGCAAGTTGAACGCGGCCACCCCGCGCAAGGCCGAGACGGCACTCGGCCTCTTCGAGCGCCATGTCGACACCGCGGGCCTGCTGGCGCGGCTGGAGGTCGCCCGCACGGGACGGGTCACCCCGATGATGTTCGAACACGACCTGCTGGAGCAGGCGCGGGCCGACCGCCGCCGGGTGGTGCTGCCGGAGGGCACCGAGGAGCGGGTGCTGCGCGCCGCGGACGTGCTGGTGCGGCGTGACGTCTGCGATCTGACGCTGCTCGGGAACACCGACGTGATCCGCAAGAAGGCCGCCGACCTCGGCATCGACCTCGGTGGGGTCCAGCTGATCGACCCCGCCTCCTCGGAGCTGCGGCAGCGCTTCGCCGAGCTGTACGCGCGGCTGCGCGCCCACAGGGGCGCCACGGTGGAGCTGGCCTACGACGTGGTCTCGGACGTCAACTACTTCGGCACGCTGATGGTGCACGAGGGTCTGGCCGACGGCATGGTGTCGGGCTCGGCCCACTCCACGGCCGCCACGATCCGCCCCTCCTTCGAGATCATCAAGACCAGGCCGGGGGCGTCGATCGTCTCCTCCGTGTTCTTCATGTGCCTGGCCGACCGGGTGCTGGTGTACGGCGACTGCGCGGTCAACCCGGACCCGGACGCCGAGCAGCTGGCGGACATCGCGGTGCAGTCGGCTGCGACGGCCTCCCGGTTCGGTGTCGAGCCGAGGATCGCGATGCTGTCGTACTCCACCGGCACGTCCGGCTCCGGCGCGGACGTGGACAAGGTGCGCGAGGCGACCAAGCTGGTGCGCGAGCGCCACCCGGAACTCCGGATCGAGGGGCCGATCCAGTACGACGCCGCGGTCGAGCCCTCGGTCGCCGCGACCAAGCTGCCGGACTCGGAGGTCGCGGGCCGCGCCACCGTCCTGGTCTTCCCCGACCTCAACACCGGCAACAACACCTACAAGGCCGTGCAGCGTTCGGCCGGCGCGGTCGCCGTGGGGCCGGTGCTCCAGGGTCTGCGCAAGCCCGTCAACGACCTCTCGCGCGGCGCGCTCGTCAGCGACATCGTCAACACGGTCGCGATCACCGCGATCCAGTCCCAGGGTCAGGAGTCCACCGCATGA
- a CDS encoding acetate kinase, which produces MTGPATATRVLVLNSGSSSVKYRLLDMADGTRLAAGLVERIGEETSRVSHTPPAGEAGRRERGGPVPDHAAALKAVAEELARDGLGLDSPGLAAIGHRVVHGGMRFSAPTVITDEVLGEIERLVPLAPLHNPANLTGIRTARALRPDLPQVAVFDTAFHTTMPEYAARYAIDVETADAHRIRRYGFHGTSHAFVSRRAAALLGRAPEQVNVIVLHLGNGASASAVRGGRCVDTSMGLTPLEGLVMGTRSGDVDPAVTFHLRRVAGMSVDDVDVLLNKRSGLVGLCGDNDMREIRRRIEDGDEPARLAFEIYVHRLKKYIGAYYAVLGRVDAVVFTAGVGENSAQVREAAVAGLEGLGIAVDADLNAVRSDVPRLISPGRARVAVAVVPTDEELEIAGQTFALVAAGRGGVDRGA; this is translated from the coding sequence ATGACCGGTCCCGCCACCGCCACCCGCGTCCTGGTCCTCAACTCCGGCTCCTCGTCGGTGAAGTACCGGCTCCTCGACATGGCGGACGGCACCCGGCTGGCCGCCGGGCTCGTCGAGCGGATCGGGGAGGAGACCTCCCGGGTGTCGCACACCCCGCCGGCCGGCGAGGCGGGAAGGCGGGAGCGCGGCGGCCCCGTCCCGGACCACGCCGCCGCGCTGAAGGCCGTCGCCGAGGAGCTGGCGCGCGACGGGCTGGGCCTGGACTCCCCCGGGCTGGCGGCGATCGGCCACCGGGTGGTGCACGGCGGGATGCGGTTCTCCGCCCCCACCGTGATCACCGACGAGGTGCTGGGGGAGATCGAGCGCCTGGTCCCGTTGGCCCCGCTGCACAACCCGGCCAACCTCACCGGCATCCGCACGGCCCGGGCGCTCCGCCCCGACCTGCCCCAGGTCGCCGTGTTCGACACCGCGTTCCACACCACCATGCCGGAGTACGCGGCGCGCTACGCGATCGACGTCGAGACCGCCGACGCGCACCGGATCAGGCGCTACGGCTTCCACGGCACCTCGCACGCGTTCGTGTCGCGCCGGGCCGCCGCGCTTCTGGGCCGGGCCCCGGAGCAGGTGAACGTGATCGTGCTGCATCTGGGCAACGGGGCGTCGGCGTCCGCGGTCCGGGGCGGGCGCTGCGTGGACACGTCGATGGGGCTCACCCCCTTGGAGGGGCTCGTCATGGGTACCCGGTCCGGTGACGTCGACCCGGCGGTCACGTTCCACCTCAGGCGGGTGGCCGGAATGTCCGTGGACGACGTCGACGTGCTGCTGAACAAGAGGAGCGGACTGGTCGGCCTCTGCGGCGACAACGACATGAGGGAGATCCGGCGGCGGATCGAGGACGGCGACGAGCCCGCCCGGCTCGCCTTCGAGATCTACGTCCACCGGCTGAAGAAGTACATCGGCGCGTACTACGCGGTGCTCGGACGGGTGGACGCGGTGGTGTTCACGGCAGGGGTCGGCGAGAACTCCGCCCAGGTGCGGGAGGCTGCCGTCGCCGGCCTGGAGGGGCTGGGGATCGCGGTGGACGCGGACCTCAACGCCGTACGGTCGGACGTGCCGCGGCTGATCTCGCCCGGCCGCGCGCGGGTGGCGGTCGCCGTGGTGCCGACCGACGAGGAACTGGAGATCGCCGGGCAGACCTTCGCGCTGGTCGCCGCGGGCCGCGGTGGCGTCGATCGAGGAGCCTGA